The Chanodichthys erythropterus isolate Z2021 chromosome 12, ASM2448905v1, whole genome shotgun sequence genome contains a region encoding:
- the LOC137031986 gene encoding OX-2 membrane glycoprotein-like has product MLCLLNLIVILSFINRAYLSEIVAQGDTDVVVGRDASFSCTLPNPSGVKHVTWQRVRADQSVQILATFSERFQDNVDKEYAGKVTLTRASLNSTSIEIKNTTFEDEACYICSFKVYPSGPIRKTMCLTVKGISEITAEMNPSPSSDDQIVVSCSATGKPAPTIQWNSTEEERKFMSNDFTTLNKDSSTTITSNITLSLSQFHGKYVECLAQSDNVEKTYLINVPRQNDKVNSTTQRSYIITSVIIVMTIVVIVIFVICLHTKLKRDQGFGMKSLDDLQEEC; this is encoded by the exons ATGTTGTGTCTGTTGAACTTGATCGTAATTTTAAGCTTCATAAATAGAG CTTACCTTTCGGAAATTGTAGCACAAGGAGACACAGATGTTGTGGTGGGTCGGGATGCCTCATTCTCTTGTACGCTGCCAAACCCGTCTGGAGTCAAACATGTCACCTGGCAGCGGGTGCGCGCGGATCAGTCTGTACAAATTCTGGCAACATTCAGCGAACGCTTCCAGGATAATGTGGATAAGGAGTATGCCGGTAAAGTCACTTTGACTCGGGCGTCACTTAATTCAACATCTATTGAGatcaaaaacacaacatttgAAGATGAGGCTTGCTACATTTGTTCCTTCAAAGTGTATCCATCAGGACCCATACGGAAAACCATGTGCCTCACTGTTAAAG GTATCTCAGAAATAACAGCGGAAATGAATCCTTCACCCAGTTCTGATGATCAGATTGTAGTCTCATGTTCAGCCACCGGTAAACCAGCTCCAACAATCCAGTGGAATTCCACAGAGGAAGAGAGAAAGTTCATGTCAAATGATTTCACAACACTAAACAAAGACAGTTCAACCACCATTACAAGTAACATCACACTTTCACTGTCACAATTTCATGGGAAGTACGTGGAATGTTTGGCTCAGAGTGACAATGTGGAGAAGACGTACCTAATCAATGTGCCTCGACAAAATGATAAAG TGAACAGCACTACACAAAGAAGTTACATCATTACATCGGTCATCATTGTCATGACTATTGTGGTTATTGTAATTTTTGTCATCTGTCTTCACACCAAACTAAAGA GAGACCAAGGTTTTGGTATGAAATCCCTTGATGACCTACAGGAGGAATGTTAA